A genomic segment from Gracilinanus agilis isolate LMUSP501 chromosome 1, AgileGrace, whole genome shotgun sequence encodes:
- the LOC123232379 gene encoding mas-related G-protein coupled receptor member X2-like, whose protein sequence is MAVSPTTEQWESVLDITGQMRTNSSFDPVAKAHRKFALFYGMDILSLVIALVGLVGNSIVLWILGFHIQRSPFSVYILNLAGSDALFLGSCFVLCMGEIVGYFHSLVLVVGRWILNLFYCVGLSLLVVISTERCLSVLFPIWYRCHRPKHTSATVCAILWALPGLFWVIFVVLRFLENLHVYVLYNTLPFMEIGWFSLLTCMLCVSSLTLVLRVQCSSQHRQPPRLYLLILLAVLLFLLFELPLGIIDAIWLFHRYPLVPHGLPRLLACVNSSANPFIYFFLGSQWRKRGREALRVVLQRALGEEQVEGFGERDTSHPNTLDKLS, encoded by the coding sequence ATGGCTGTGTCCCCCACAACTGAGCAGTGGGAATCTGTTCTTGACATCACAGGGCAGATGAGGACAAATTCGAGTTTCGATCCGGTGGCTAAGGCACATCGAAAATTTGCCTTATTCTATGGGATGGACATCCTCTCTCTGGTCATTGCCCTGGTTGGGCTGGTGGGGAATAGCATCGTCCTGTGGATTCTGGGTTTCCACATCCAGAGGAGCCCCTTCTCTGTCTACATCCTCAACTTGGCCGGGTCCGACGCCCTCTTCCTTGGTAGCTGCTTTGTGTTGTGCATGGGGGAAATTGTTGGATATTTTCACTCTCTTGTCCTGGTTGTAGGGCGCTGGATCCTAAACCTGTTCTACTGCGTGGGCCTGAGCTTGTTGGTGGTGATCAGCACCGAGCGCTGTCTCTCTGTGCTCTTCCCCATCTGGTACAGATGTCACAGGCCCAAGCACACATCTGCAACTGTGTGCGCCATCCTATGGGCTCTGCCTGGCTTGTTCTGGGTAATATTTGTGGTTCTTCGTTTCCTTGAGAATCTCCATGTCTACGTTTTGTACAACACTCTGCCCTTCATGGAGATCGGGtggttctccctcctcacctgtATGCTGTGCGTGTCCAGCCTGACCCTGGTGCTGAGGGTCCAGTGCAGCTCCCAACACAGGCAGCCACCCCGGCTCTACCTCCTGATCCTGCTGGCAGTCCTCCTGTTCCTGCTCTTTGAACTGCCCTTGGGGATTATTGATGCAATTTGGTTGTTTCACCGCTATCCTTTAGTGCCTCATGGGCTCCCAAGGCTCCTGGCCTGTGTGAACAGCAGTGCAAACCCTTTCATTTACTTCTTCCTGGGCAGCCAATGGCgtaaaagagggagggaagccCTCAGGGTGGTCCTCCAGAGGGCCCTGGGGGAGGAACAGGTGgaagggtttggggagagggacaCTTCCCACCCCAACACTCTGGATAAATTATCCTGA